The DNA sequence GGGCTTAGACGCCCCGTGCTTCTGAGGCCCCTTTTCTGCAAGTTCCAGCCTGGAGGAGTTAGAATGTCCTCTTGATCCATGGGATCCTGTCGAAGTCTTTGTCGTTTGAATATATTTCCCTTATTTGAAGTCTCCTCATTTGAGCAGCGATCACCGCATCATCCCACATTGACCATGGAAGATTTAACTCTGATCGTATCGATTTTGCCTCCTCGAAATCCAGCATATGCGTCTCAACTTTCTCTAGTGTGGTTAGCTGTTTCAGGAGCGAGAGGAAGAGTGGTATCGCGTTCTGCTCCTTCTTCCACTTAAGGTAGCTGCAAACCTGGATGATCACCAGCGTGGAGGTGGCAGCCCTCTCACCGCCCTCTATCCTCTCCAGCAGGTGCCTGGCTTTCTCTCCATGTAGCGGGTCCGCGGCTAAATGGTATACGAACACATTAGAATCTATGAAGCTCACGGGATCTCCCTTCCCGCGGCCTCCTCGACGTCTTCAACCTCAACTTTACCGACTTGAATTAATCCCCAGGTTTCCCCGACGGAGGCCCCCTTAGGCTTTAGGAGTATGCCACCGCCGGAGACCTCGATCGAAAGGAAGTCCCCCTCCCTAATGCCCAGGAGCAGCCTTAATTTCCTGGGGATAGTCATCCTCCCCTTATTCCCAATTTTAATTTCCATTTCTAAGTACCAATATAAAGAGCCGCTCCTCCCCTTATAAATATTCCTTTAATCCTTGAGTCGGGTAGCTCCGCCTACCATCAATTCATCGCTCGAGGATTTACTGAAATATTCCTTTTGTTGCGGGCAAGTCTAAGGAGCTGCTCCTGAACTTGACCGTTGCTTCTCCTTCTCTTCTTCTGCCCTTATCGTCGGGTTGGGGTGAGCCGTCCTAACCTCGTGGACGGAGCTTCCGGCGAGGCCAGTTATGAGCTGCTCACATGCGGCCTGATCTAGGGATGTATTAGCCGGAGCCCCACTTTTAGGAATGGCTTATGTTTACATATAAGCCTAACATTGATGTTCATACATCCATATAGGTGTTAAACTTCGCCAGCTGCCGTAGAAATTGAGGGACATGCTCGACCATTTAGAGGCCAAGTTTATGAGGGGTAGGCGTTACCTTGCCTTTTAGGAATGGCTTCAGAAGAAACATCCAACCTCTGATGTAGGTGCTACGGCGAGCCGGAGGCTGACCTATCTTATGATTTTTCGACCTGCATCGAGATATTTTCTGATTTTTGGGTTGGACAGGCCTTTCGAGTCCTCCATATGCTGTTCGACGGGGTTAGAGTTTCAGCCCAGCCCTCTCCCTTATGAATTCGAGGGCTTCCCCGATCCTGGGTAGGCCGCTCCTCGTCCCGACCTTCATGACCTTAAGAGCCGCCACGGCGTTCCCGAGGATCACGGCCTTCTCCAAGGGGAAGCCTTTGAGGAGCCCTGAAAGGAAGCCCGCGTCGAATGCGTCTCCAGCCCCGGAGGTGTCGGCTGCCTTAACCTTGAAGACTGGGACTTTGAAGGCCCTTTTACGGGTCACCACCTGATAATGGCTTCTCCCCCTGACCACCATGATGGATGGGCCTGACGCCAGGATTCTATCCACCGCCTTGCCCGGGTCATTTAGGCAGCCTGTGATGAGCGCCGCTTCCCTGAGGGTTGATAGGAATATATCGGTTAGGGCTAGGACTTCCCTCTGAATCCTCTGGAGCTCGCTCCTGCTGGACCAGAGGGCCTCCCTCACGTTGGGGTCGTAGGAGACTTGGACGTTATTTCTCCTCGCCGCCCTCAGCGCATTGAAGACGGCTCCCCTGGTCCCCCTCAGCCTGAGCATGGACTCGGAGAAGTGGAGCATCCTTGAGTCCGCTATGTAGCTTTCTTCGGGGGCTCCTATCTCCATGGATGATTCTGGATCGGAGTATCCCGGGAACCTGTAGAAGAGGTAGTGCCTCTCGCCCTCCTCGTCTATGGAGTAGAAGGCGATCCCTGTCCGGCGGCCCCTAACCCTTCTGAGATGGCTCGTATCCACTCCTTCGCCTTGGAGGTCTCGGATTATGAGGTCCCCGAACTCATCGTCCCCCACGCATCCTATCAAGCCCGTCCTTAACCCCAGCCTCGAGGCCGCGACCATTACGTTCGCCACAGCTCCCCCTGCGGATGGTATGAAGGATCTAACCAGGCTCAGCGGGCCCTTATTTCCAGGCACGAAGTCTATGATCGCGGACCCCAATCCTACAAGATCCAGGACCATCCGGGACACCAGCCATGTTTGGGGATCGGAACCCGCGCCTCTGGGGTTCAGCCCCTTTAAATCTTTGTCTCCGGAGTTTTATCTCTTATTAGCCTTTCAAGCCTTTATGGGTTATGGGTTGTCCAGTGGTTTATAGCTTCCAGTAGCTCCTGATCCTCTTCTTTACTTCACCTATGACCCTCAGAGTCTCATCCAGCCTGCTCAGATGTATCTCTTCGCTGGGTTTTCGGATGGGCTCCTCCAGCTTCACCTCCACACCCGTGGCCCCGGATATCAGGGCTAGCCAGGCATATGGTAGGACCTTCCTGTTATATCCGCTTCCGATGAGGCTTACGAGCCTTCCATGGCATATCTTATCTGCGGCTTTCCTGGTCTCAGCGCCTATGAGTTTGAACCCTTCCAGGGTCAGCTTTAAGCTGCCGAGCATGTCGGCGAAGTGGGGGTCGGATCCCCCGTTCCTTATGATTATGTCGGGCTTGTACTCCTCGGCTAGTGGCTGGAACAGCTCCTCCAGGGCTAGACGGTAGGATTCATCCGATGCTCCTGGGGGCAAAGGGATGTTGACCGTGAAGCCCTCGCCCTCGCCTTCCCCGACCTCGTCTATGAATCCCCTCCCGGGATAGATCGTCGAGGGATCCTGATGTATGTCTATTAGGAGGACCCTGGGATCCCTATAGAAGATCTCGGCGGTCCCGTCGCCGGCGTGCACGTCCGTGTCGAGGATCAATATGCGTCTGAGCCCATGCACCTGGATGAGCTTCGAAGCTGAGACCGCCACATCGTTGTATAGGCAGAATCCAGCCTCCCTGTTCTTCTTAGCGTGGTGGAGGCCCCCGCCTATCCCGAACGCTTTACGATCATCCCCCTCTCCCAGGATGGATTCGCAGGCTGTGATGGAGCCTCCTACTATGAGCCTGGCCGCGGATTCCAGGCTTGGATGGAGGGGGGTATCCGGGTCGTATCCGGCGTACCGTCTACAGCCCTCGATCAACCTTGCGATGTAGTCCTCGTCGTGGACCAGTAGCAGCTCGTCGTCGCTCGCATATCTAGGCTCTATGATCTTGAAGGCCGGGTTTCCCCCCATCTTATCCCTGAAGAGGTTTATGAAAGCTTCGAAGCGGTCGCCCCTGAAGGGGTGGCCTGGACCGAAATCGTAACTCTTCAACCCATCCCCATATACTATTATGAAGCCCATGCGCCGCTCCGAACCCTTTAAGGGACGAACCCCTTATTAAGGAGCAGCCCTAGGCTGACCGTTTAAGGATAGAGTTCAGGGCGGGCTTCGATGGGCACGGCGAGGGGGCCCGCGGTCCTCTCGGGTTTGGTCCCTCCACGCCGTGCAATTTATCTGAAATCTTTAATAGGCTTGCTGGCCATTACCCGCCGAGCTGATGAGCCTTGTCTAGGAGGTATGGAGCTTTATGGGTGGCCGGCACCGCCACCCTTGGGGCCTTAGCGGCGGTCTTCGACCTCGCCTTCTGGGTTCTTAGGGTTAAGATTCCTTTCCCGATATTCCCCAGGCTTAAATTCGACTTGGATGGGATACC is a window from the Candidatus Bathyarchaeota archaeon genome containing:
- a CDS encoding sugar kinase; the protein is MVLDLVGLGSAIIDFVPGNKGPLSLVRSFIPSAGGAVANVMVAASRLGLRTGLIGCVGDDEFGDLIIRDLQGEGVDTSHLRRVRGRRTGIAFYSIDEEGERHYLFYRFPGYSDPESSMEIGAPEESYIADSRMLHFSESMLRLRGTRGAVFNALRAARRNNVQVSYDPNVREALWSSRSELQRIQREVLALTDIFLSTLREAALITGCLNDPGKAVDRILASGPSIMVVRGRSHYQVVTRKRAFKVPVFKVKAADTSGAGDAFDAGFLSGLLKGFPLEKAVILGNAVAALKVMKVGTRSGLPRIGEALEFIRERAGLKL
- a CDS encoding type II toxin-antitoxin system VapC family toxin, which produces MSFIDSNVFVYHLAADPLHGEKARHLLERIEGGERAATSTLVIIQVCSYLKWKKEQNAIPLFLSLLKQLTTLEKVETHMLDFEEAKSIRSELNLPWSMWDDAVIAAQMRRLQIREIYSNDKDFDRIPWIKRTF
- a CDS encoding AbrB/MazE/SpoVT family DNA-binding domain-containing protein is translated as MTIPRKLRLLLGIREGDFLSIEVSGGGILLKPKGASVGETWGLIQVGKVEVEDVEEAAGREIP